In Streptomyces sp. 71268, the DNA window CCGGGCCGTGCCAGCGTCCGTACGGAGCGGCAGCAGCCGGACGCCGCGCTCCGACAGGCGGAGCACGACCTCCGCGCGCAGGATCGAGCGCAGGAACTCCGCCGCGCGGTCCGCCCAGAAGGCGGGCAGCTCGAAGGAGGCGTCGCGCTCGAACCGCTCTCCGGACGGCTCGACGGCCGTGAACCGGTCGACGCGGTAGACCCGCCACGAGGCGTCCGCGCGCGCCGCCAGATACCAGACCCCCGCCTTGAGCACGAGCCCGTACGGCTCCAGCTCGCGCTCCACCTCGCCGCCGCTCCGGCGGTAGCGGCCGGTGAGCCGTCGGTCGTCCCACACCGCGTCGGCGATCACCGGGAGCAGCTCGGGGGTGCTCGGCGCGTGGTACCAGGCCGGGGCGTCCAGGTGGAAGCGCTGGGCCGCGCCGTCCGCCGCGTCGCTCAGCTCGGGCAGCAGGGCGGCCGACACCTTCAGCCGGGCCGCGGAGGCGGCGTCCGCGAGGCCCATCTCGCGCAGCGCCGACGGCACCCCGGACAGGAAGAGTGCCTCCGCCTCCGTGCGGCCGAGGCCGGTCAGCCGGGTGCGGTAGCCGCCGATGAGGCGGTACCCGCCGGCCCGGCCCCGGTCCGCGTAGATCGGGACGCCGGCCTCGGAGAGGGCCAGTACGTCCCTGGCCACCGTCCGCTCCGAAACCTCCAACTCCTCCGCCAGCTCCGCCCCCGTCATCTGGGCCCGGGATTGGAGCAGCAACACCATCTTGATCAGTCGGGCCGCGCGCATGGGCTCATGATGCACGCGGCCACTGACAGTCGCGGTCGTCGCGTCCCGCCGGCCCGGGGGAGCGGGCCGGTGGGACGTGACCGATAGGGGAGCGGGCTGGCCCGAGCGCGGTCCGTACGGGAGGGCCGCCCCGGGCACGGGTTACCCGGGGACGGCCACCGGGAGGGCGGGTGGGCCGGTGGCGCGGGCCGGCCCGCCCGTCGCGAAGCGTCAGAGCCCGTACCGCTCCACGGCCTCGCGGACCGTCTCCGGCTTGACCTCCCCGCGCTTGGCCAGCGCGGCGAGCGCCGCCACGGTCACGGACTGGGGGTCGACGCCGAAGTGGCGGCGGACGGCCTCGCGGGTGTCGGAGAGGCCGAAGCCGTCCGTGCCGATCGAGGTCCAGTCCTGCTCCACCCAGGGCGCTATCTGGTCGGGAACCGACCGCATCCAGTCGCTGACGGCGAGGACCGGGCCCGGTGCGCCGGCCAGGGCACGGGTGACGTACGGGACCCGATCCTCGCCCTTGAGCTGCGCCGCATCGCAGGACAGGGCGTCGCGGCGCAACTCGGTCCATGAGGGTGCCGACCACACGTCGGCGGCGACTCCCCAGTCATCGGCCAGCAACCGCTGGGCGTCCAGGGCCCAGTGGATGGCCGTACCGGAGGCCAGGAGTTGCAGGCGCGGCGGGCCACCACCGTCGGTGGTGGGCGCGCCGGTGCTTGCCGCGGCCGATGCCGCCGCGGCCTGTTCGTCGGCCGGCCGGTAGCGGTAGAGGCCCTTGATGATGCCCTCCTCGACGCCCTCGGGCATCGGCGGCTGCACCTTGGTCTCGTTGTAGACCGTCAGGTAGTAGAAGACGTCGGGGTCCTCGCCCGCCTCGGGGCGGTACATCCGACGCAGCCCCTCCTTGACGATCACCGCCACCTCGTAGGCGAACGCCGGGTCGTACGAGATCGCCGCCGGGTTGGTGGAGGCGATCAGGTGCGAGTGGCCGTCCGCGTGCTGGAGTCCCTCGCCGGTCATCGTGGTGCGGCCGGCGGTGGCGCCGATGACGAAGCCGCGGCCCAACTGGTCGGCCAGCGCCCAGAACTGGTCCGCCGTGCGCTGCCAGCCGAACATCGAGTAGAAGATGTAGAACGGGATCATCGGCTCGGCGTGCGTGGCGTACGACGTCGCCGCCGCGGTGAAGTCGGCCAGCGAACCCGCCTCGGTGATGCCCTCGTTGAGGATCTGACCGTTCTTGGCCTCCTTGTAGTACAGGAGCTGATCGCGGTCGACCGGGTCGTACGTCTGACCGACCGGCGAGTAGATCCCGGCCGACGGGAACAGCGACTCCATGCCGAAGGTGCGCGCCTCGTCCGGCACGATCGGCACCCAGCGGTGGCCGGTCTCCTTGTCCCGCATGAGGTCCTTGACCAGCCGGACGAACGCCATCGTGGTGGCGATCTCCTGGGTGCCCGAGCCCTTGTACAGCGCCTCGAACGGCTTCTGCG includes these proteins:
- a CDS encoding WYL domain-containing protein yields the protein MRAARLIKMVLLLQSRAQMTGAELAEELEVSERTVARDVLALSEAGVPIYADRGRAGGYRLIGGYRTRLTGLGRTEAEALFLSGVPSALREMGLADAASAARLKVSAALLPELSDAADGAAQRFHLDAPAWYHAPSTPELLPVIADAVWDDRRLTGRYRRSGGEVERELEPYGLVLKAGVWYLAARADASWRVYRVDRFTAVEPSGERFERDASFELPAFWADRAAEFLRSILRAEVVLRLSERGVRLLPLRTDAGTARESIAAAADPDPRGWITVTLPVETLDVAYEQLLGLGPECEVVEPPALRARMAEALAQAAARYA